One Methanoculleus sp. 7T genomic window carries:
- a CDS encoding acylphosphatase yields the protein MKRFSAVATGRVQRVGFREHVYRETFNKDISGYVKNLDTGEVEIVAEGSEEDLRALINAINIVRYPIAVKSFTVEWQEATGEFTTFEIIRGDLQEELFERVDFAGTIMYQTLENSERSLKKQDQMLDKQDQMLDKQDQMLDKQDQMLDKQDQMLDKQDQMLDKQDQMLDKQDQLLQVGIETKEEIAGLRSDTGKYLDDEFKEIKKELAAIKGALARAGIQV from the coding sequence ATGAAACGATTTTCTGCCGTTGCAACAGGGCGGGTCCAGAGGGTCGGGTTCCGGGAGCACGTCTACAGAGAGACGTTTAACAAGGATATCTCCGGATACGTGAAGAACCTCGACACCGGAGAGGTCGAGATCGTCGCAGAGGGGAGCGAGGAGGATCTTCGCGCACTTATCAACGCAATCAATATCGTCCGCTATCCAATCGCGGTCAAATCATTCACCGTCGAATGGCAGGAGGCAACCGGAGAGTTCACGACCTTTGAGATCATCCGCGGAGATCTTCAGGAGGAATTGTTTGAGCGGGTTGATTTTGCCGGCACGATCATGTACCAGACGCTGGAGAATTCTGAACGGAGTTTGAAGAAGCAGGACCAGATGCTGGATAAGCAAGACCAGATGCTGGATAAGCAAGACCAGATGCTGGATAAGCAAGACCAGATGCTGGATAAGCAGGACCAGATGCTGGATAAGCAAGACCAGATGCTGGATAAGCAGGACCAGATGTTGGATAAGCAGGACCAACTGCTCCAAGTTGGGATTGAGACGAAAGAGGAGATTGCAGGGCTCCGAAGTGATACCGGGAAGTACCTTGACGACGAATTCAAAGAGATCAAAAAGGAGCTTGCCGCCATCAAGGGCGCCCTTGCCAGGGCTGGCATCCAGGTCTAA
- a CDS encoding P-loop domain-containing protein has protein sequence MSGTGDSWQSQVHRIVADLGDGRARIDLPAARDLVNTYLVRSLDRTALRFSIPVLLTAPVPGGHGADGATGALIEAVKAAVGTERDLGPIAGIGTEHPGHCLPNIEPVTLIASRSAIGTDLWRPDAENRIDGDGVHLVVRGALPYPGPPTPSAVGEVAERLEALLQALDSVVRRVPDRTLARSRDISLDQKALRNALPGMGLVAFIADGTRPARRFTRLRCHHRIAGPKDGVHIPFRCPQELDPVEVELAGSGRVVTGLGLRRREVFAVAGSNAEGKSTFLHAIIAGQDDHAAGDGREDLVSVNGIARAEAGERYLAGADVSLFFRSLPPGIGGEPRAAFGQGSGSLVMAHEIRTALSAAAPLLILDEDRAATNLLVPGCLQSGEVTPLSTLLATRREALGETTVLFAASALDILIAQADRILHLSGHEARAIDPEEFRRRLDRHLAEVREHLAVRKYV, from the coding sequence ATGAGCGGAACGGGCGACTCGTGGCAGAGTCAGGTTCACCGGATCGTCGCGGACCTCGGGGACGGCCGGGCACGCATCGACCTGCCGGCGGCGAGGGACCTCGTCAACACCTACCTCGTCCGGTCGCTCGACAGGACGGCGCTCCGTTTCAGCATCCCCGTCCTGCTCACGGCGCCGGTGCCGGGCGGTCACGGCGCAGACGGGGCGACCGGGGCGCTCATCGAGGCCGTCAAGGCGGCGGTCGGCACCGAGCGCGACCTCGGGCCGATAGCCGGGATCGGGACCGAGCACCCCGGCCACTGCCTGCCGAACATAGAACCGGTCACGCTGATTGCATCGAGGAGCGCCATCGGCACCGACCTCTGGCGGCCGGATGCGGAGAACCGTATCGACGGGGACGGGGTCCACCTCGTGGTCAGGGGCGCTCTCCCCTACCCCGGCCCGCCCACGCCGAGCGCGGTCGGGGAGGTCGCGGAACGTCTGGAGGCGCTTCTTCAGGCCTTGGACAGCGTCGTGCGCCGGGTGCCGGACCGGACCCTCGCGCGGAGCCGGGATATCTCCCTCGACCAGAAGGCGCTCCGGAACGCCCTTCCCGGCATGGGGCTCGTCGCGTTCATCGCCGACGGCACGCGGCCGGCCCGCCGGTTCACCCGGCTCCGGTGCCACCACCGGATCGCCGGGCCGAAGGATGGGGTGCACATCCCCTTCCGCTGCCCGCAGGAACTCGACCCGGTCGAGGTCGAACTCGCCGGGAGCGGCAGGGTCGTGACCGGGCTTGGGCTCCGGCGCCGGGAGGTCTTCGCGGTCGCAGGCTCGAACGCCGAGGGGAAGAGCACCTTCCTCCACGCAATCATCGCCGGGCAGGACGACCACGCGGCAGGAGACGGGCGGGAAGACCTCGTCAGCGTGAACGGGATCGCCCGGGCCGAGGCGGGCGAGCGCTACCTTGCGGGGGCGGACGTCAGCCTCTTCTTCCGCAGCCTCCCGCCCGGTATCGGCGGCGAGCCGCGGGCGGCCTTCGGCCAGGGGAGCGGGTCGCTCGTGATGGCGCACGAGATCCGGACAGCGCTCTCGGCCGCGGCGCCGCTCCTCATCCTCGACGAAGACCGTGCCGCGACCAACCTCTTGGTGCCGGGTTGCCTCCAGAGCGGCGAGGTGACGCCGCTTTCAACCCTGCTTGCCACGCGGCGCGAGGCGCTCGGAGAGACGACGGTCCTCTTCGCCGCCTCGGCGCTCGATATCCTCATCGCGCAGGCCGACCGGATCCTGCACCTCTCCGGCCACGAAGCGCGGGCAATCGACCCGGAGGAGTTCAGGCGGCGGCTTGACCGACACCTCGCCGAGGTGCGGGAGCATCTAGCGGTGCGGAAATACGTGTAG